The Planctomycetota bacterium sequence CAATTGCCGCGTGGTACGCCATTCGGCCGTGGGGGAGTCGGCCGACGCGGATCGGGACCGGGAAGAGTACCAGGGGTAGTGGCAATCGCGGGGCCGTTCCAATTGGGTGGCACGTCCCAAGCGCAGCGCAGGGCGTGGGGCAGCGCCAATAAACACCCGGAGTCGGTATCTGCCTCCCCACGCCCCAGGAGGGCGTGCCACCCCGGCGTCATTCCCGCCTGCGCGGGAATGACGGCCCGGACAGGCACGGTACAACGAATCGATAAATACGCTAACTCGGCCTAAATATGGGGCACGCGATGCCTGAACCCCGGGCAGGGGCCGGCCGCGGGGGCCGATTATGCCGGCTTCGCGCCTCGCGTCGGCGAAAATCTTAGGCGGGCCAACTCGTTGTAAGTTTTGCACTTGCGCCCGATCGCCAACCGCCGCCGGCAAGTCGCCTCGCCCGCGGCACGCCAGTTGAATAGGGAGAAGTTGGCTCGTCGTTTTCACGCCGAGCGAAACCCTGCTGAGCTTCGACTTTTTCCTGGCGGTGATGGTGATGATGATGCCCTTTCAGCCTTTCGCGGCGATTGTTTTGGGTGTGGCGATGCTGCAGGCTGCCGCGCTCCAGCGGCCCACCTTGGCGTATGGTGCCGAGTGCCCTTGCTGCGCTGGTCGCGAGTGGCGCGACGCCGGCTGGCAGTTCCTGGAGACCGAGAACTTCAAGCTCTGTGCTCGGGCCACGGCTGACGAAGTCCGTCAACTGGCCCATTCGTGCGAAGAACTGCGCAAACACCTCGACACCAAGTGGCTGGGGACGACCGTCGAGCAGCAAGCCGAGCGTGAACGCTGGACGCCGCGCTGCCTGGTCTATGTCCACCCGACTGCGGCCAGCTATCTGCGCGAAGTCGGCCCCGGCCAACAGACCGCCGGTTCATCGCTGGTCGAGTTCGACAAGGGACAACTGATCACGCGGCGGATCGACCTGCGGGCCGATCATCCCGAAGGCTATCAAGACGCGCTGGCCCACGAGATGACTCACGTGGTCGTGGCCGATCGGTTCATCCAATCGCCGTTGCCGCGCTGGGCCGACGAGGGAATGGCGGTGCTGGCCGACTCGCGCGAGAAGCAGAAAGCGCACAACGCGGACTTGCACGACTCGCGCCGCAACGGGACCGCGTTCCGGCTGGCCGAGTTGTTCGCCCTGGAAGAGTATCCCCAGCCGCACCGGCAAGCGGCCTTCTATGGCCAGAGCGCGTCGCTGGCGCGCTACCTGGTCGAGCGTCATTCGGCCGACAAGTTCGTGGCCTTCATCGAAGTCGCCTGCCGCTCGGGCTATGACACCGCGGCCCGCGAAGTGTACGGGCTGGCAAGCTTGGTCGAGTTGGAACAAGGCTGGATCGCCCACCTGAAAACGCCGCAAGCGGCGATGGTGAGCGAAGACACGGCGCCGCTGAAGAACATGCCGATCATCGGGCGGCAATTGTCGATGAACCAGCCGCGGCGGGGACGATAAGCGGCAAAACCCTAAGCACGCATGACGAAGAAACGCAATTTACACCTCTCCCTTTAAGGGAGAGGTCGCGAACGAAGTGAGCGGGTAAATGCGTTGTAGGCCGAGTGGTGTCGCGCAAAGCGGAAGCACACTGATCGCAAACCTTGTTGGTCTTGAGCGCTTTTACCCTCCCTCTTGCCCCTCCCTGAGAGGGAGGGGTGTTCATCGTTGATGGCGCTGGCGTTTTTCCTCCGTCATTCGTCATTCTCTCTGGCTCCGTGGTTCATCCGCGCGGCGCAAAAAAAGAGCCGGCCCCTGGTCGGGACCGGCTCTTGGCGTTTGCGGTCTTGCGCTGCGTAGTGAGTCGCGAAGCGTTTCGCTTAGAAGCGGAGCAGCGCCTTGGTGTCGGCACGCAGGTGGCCCGTTGATACATTGCCGCGAGCGCCTAACGTGCGGCTCGGCATGTACGAGTAGCTGCGAGTGCTACGCGGCGCGACCGACGTCGAGTTGTTTGTTGCCGGAGCCGGGCTGTTCTTCACAGCCGGGGCGCGTTCGACCTTGGTGGCCGGAGCAACCTGCTGAGCAGGAGCGTACGAATAGGCGCGCATCGAACGACGACCCACGTTCTGGTTCAGATCGTTCAACACCTTGTCATGGGCGCTGTTCCCGTAAGGAGCGGCATTGGCCGAAGCGGCCACGAGCAACGCAATGACCGCGGCACTGATGTAACGCATGGTCTCTTTCCTCCGCCCATCACTGGGCACTAGACATTTGGGCGAGCGATGCAACTGACGTCGGCGTGCCAGACACTACTTATTATATAGGTGTCCGGTATTGGCAAGCCAGATTGGTTCACGGGATCATTAACCTCGGCCACCTGCCGATGCGAGGCCGGCGATCTCCCCCCCTGGAACCTGGCCGACGCCAATCACCACGGCTCCCGACGCATTCAAAATCTAATGCGCGTTGCGCCCCAGGTGGTGAAATCCGCAGGCGTTTCCGGCTTGCCGCAACGGCAAAGGCCGGGGTAATCGTTACAGAAGTGTCATGCGACATGGGGCGAAGCGCCCGCTCTCACCCAGCGGTAGCGTACCCAACAGTACGGCGAGTTTGTGCCAAGTGTCACGAAGTTAGCCGCCGCGGATGATTGAAAATGGGGCCGCGACAGTTTGAGTTTTTGCCGCCCAGTCGATTGACCGTCGGTAGCATGACGCGGGGCGATGTGCCTATTCACGGCCTGTATTTCTTGGTTCGCATTGTCTGGCTCATTGTCGCCGCCGTTGCGGTCACGGCAGCGCTGATCGGCGCGATGATCTATTGGCGCGTCCGGGCGAAGTGAACAACGCGGGAGTCTGTGTTGGCGCGATCGCTGACGGCTTGGCAGGGTGCTCTGTGAGCGCCTTATTTTCACGCGGCCCGACGAAACGCCTTGCCCATCATCGATCGACACCCGGCGCGTGTTCGCAGAGCACCCTAGGCGAATACACGACCCGCTCTCAGGCAAAATCGCCGTGTCGTCCCCTCAAAACCGCATGGTTGACCCCGTGTTTCCGCGTGCTTAAAGTGGAATCTCCCGCGGACTTTGCGTCCCTGGCTTCGGTCGCGCCGCCAAGCCAGCGGGCAACTCCGTCTCGTCGACTTCGCAGGTTCTCATCGTCATCGCAAGTTCTCGTCCGTTTCTTCGGGGAGTCGCGCCGCTCGCCATGTTGGCCAAACGTATTATCCCCTGCTTGGACGTGAATGCCGGCCGCGTGGTCAAAGGGACCAAGTTCGTCGAGCTGCGCGACGCCGGAGACCCGGTCGCGGTCGCGGCCCGCTACGAAGCCGAAGGGGCCGACGAGCTGGTCTTTCTGGACATCACGGCCAGCCACGAAGGTCGGGCGATCATGCTCGACGTGGTCCGCCGGGTCTCCGAGACGATCTTCATGCCGTTTACCGTCGGCGGCGGCATCCGCACCCTCGAAGACGCCACCGCCCTAATTACCGCCGGGGCCGAGAAGGTCAGCATCAACTCCGCCGCCGTCCGCACCCCCGAACTGATCTCGGCCGTGGCCAAGAAGTTCGGCAGTTGCGCCACCGTGGTGAACATCGACCCCAAGCGCGTGGTCCGGGACGGGCAAACGATCTGTGAAGTGCATATTAACGGGGGGCGGATCGGCACCGGGCTCGAAGCCGTGGCCTGGGCCCGCCGGGTCGAGGAGCTGGGAGCCGGGGAAATCGCCCTGACCAGCGTGGATGCCGACGGCACCAAGAACGGCTACGATCTAGAGCTGACGGCCGCGGTCAGCTCGGCCGTGTCGATTCCGGTCGTGGCCAGCGGCGGCGCAGGGCGGCCGGAACACCTGGCCGACGCCATCCTGTTGGGTAAAGCCGACGCCGCGCTGGCGGCGGGCATTTTCCATTTTGGACAATACACGATTCGCGAGACGAAACAGATCATGGCGGCGCGAGGGATTCCGGTTCGCGGGCTCGTCGAGGGACACGCCGCCTAGCGCCGATCGACATGCCGACTTGCGCCGATAGTCAAGGTATTTAGCGCCGGTTGACGGTGAACGGATTTTCAAAGGACGATCGATCATGAAACAAGACGCGACTGATACCAATAAGGATCCGATGGCCGCCCCCTCGATCGACGCGCTGGCGGCCAAGTTCGTCGCCAAAAAAGAAGAACTCGAGATCGACAAGCTGTTCCGCGCGCTGGTCAAGCTGAAGGGGAGCGACTTGCACCTGAAGGTCGGCCGCCAGCCGATCGTGCGCGTGAATGGCACCTTGCGGCCGCTGAACCGCGACCCGATCGACGACGCCGAAATGGTCCGCCTGTGCCTGCCGCTGTTGAGCGAGCGCAATCGCAAAATCTACGAAGAGAGCGGCGGCGCCGACTTCGCCTATAGCATCGAAGTCGACGGCACGCCGTGGCGATTCCGCGTGAACTTGCTGCAACAGTTGGGTCACGTTGGCATGGTGGCTCGCCGCGTGAATCAGTGGATTCCCGACTTCGAAGGGCTAAACCTGCCGCCGGTGATGGTCGATCTTTGCAAATACAGCCAAGGGATGGTGCTGCTGGCGGGCGTGACCGGCTCGGGCAAAAGCACGACGATCGCGTCGATGCTCAACTGGGTCAATAAGAACTACAGCAAGCACATCCTCACCCTCGAAGACCCGATCGAATTCGTGTTCACCGAGGACAAGTGTCTGATCAACCAGCGCGAGATCGGCCTGGACGTGAAGGACTTTGGCATCGGCATGAAGCACGCCGTCCGCGAAGACCCGGACGTCATGCTGGTGGGTGAAATGCGCGACGAGGAAACATTCCTCACCGCCATTCACGCGGCCGAGACGGGGCACCTGGTGTTCGGAACCATTCACGCCAGCAGCGCGCCCAGCACGATCGGGCGTATTCTCGACTTGTTCCCGCAATCGATGCACTCGTCGCTGCGCAGCGCGATTGCCATGAACATGAAGGCGATCGTCGCGCAGAAGCTGTTGCCGTCGATCAAGGAAGGGGTGGGACGCGTGCCGACCGTGGAGATCATGACCTTCAACGCCACGGTGCGAAAGCAAATCCTGGAAGAGAAGGACGAAAAACTGGCCGACGTGATCCGCATGTGCGAGAAGGAAGGCATGCAGGACTTCACGATGAGCCTCAAGGATTTGGTTGACCGGCAACTGATCGATCGGGCCACCGCCTTTGAAGTGGCGCCGAACGTCGAAGCGCTGAAAATGGCGCTCAAGGGCATCAATGTTTCGCAACCGGGAATTCTGTAAATGTCGCGTTGTCGGTGCATCGCCATGTTGGGGGCGCTCGCATTCTGCGCCCTGTTCACTACGTGGGCCACGGCCCAGAACCCTGCCACGCCGGGCAGTACCGCGCCCGGCGCGACGGCCGACGCACCCAGCGACGGCTGGCCCAAGGACTTGGACCGGCTGACCAATCTGCAACAGCCGACCGCGTTTCAGCGCGGCAAGGGGGGCTATCTGAGCCCCATTCGCCTGGGGCTCTGCTGGCTGGTCTTCCTGGGTTGGATCGCCACGACCGATTGGGTGAATCGCGACGCCCAGCAGTTGGAAGGGGCGTACTACCGCTGGAACACGATCCTGGTCGCGTCGTTCATGGGGGCGCTGGTTGTCGTTTGGCTCCTCGATTCAAGCATCATGCTCACGCTGCCGGTGTTGCTGGGGGCCTGGCTCGCGCCTGTGGGCTTGTACGTGTTTCGTCGCAACTCCACCGTCGGCGATCACGAGAAGGTACTCACGCCGGAACACGTCCGCTTTGTGCTGGCGCCGCATCTCAAGCGGCTGGGCATCAAGATCACCGTCGAAAAGAAAGCGGTCAAGAAGGCCAAGGACGCCGGGCCGCCGATCGATTTCAACGCCACCGCGAAAGCGACCAAGCCCGAGAACATGGCACTGTCGCTCAACGCCAAGGACTCGCCGGGTTTCAAAGAGGCCGGCCTGTTGGTGATCGACGCCCTGCAAAAGCGTGCCAGCCAGATCATGCTCGACTTCACGCGCGAAGGGACCGTGGTTCGCTACCAGATCGACAGCGTCTGGAGCGACGCCGGCCCGCGCGACCGGCAAACGGCTGACCCGCTGCTGGCCACGCTCAAGTCCGTGGCGGGAATGAAGGCGGAGGAACGGGCGGCCAAGCAGCGCGGCAAGTTCGAAGCCGTCTATGAAAAGGCCAAGTACCGCCTTAACCTGCAAAGTGGCGGGACCAAGACGGGCGAGCGAGCCATTGTGCGCATCGACACGGGCGCCGCTCGCAAGGCGCGATTCACCGACCTGAATCTGTCCGCCAAGCAAGTCGAGGATCTGACCGCCGCCCTGCAAGAAAAGCAAGGCCTCGTGCTGGTCTCGGCCCCCACGGGGCACGGACTGACCACGTTGATCTCGGCCACGACCGCCTCCATCGATCGCTTCACGCGCAACGTGATGGCCATCGAAGAAGCCTCGAATCGCGAGATGGAAGTCGAAAACGTCCAGGCCAAAACCTACGACGCCGC is a genomic window containing:
- the tadA gene encoding Flp pilus assembly complex ATPase component TadA, translated to MSRCRCIAMLGALAFCALFTTWATAQNPATPGSTAPGATADAPSDGWPKDLDRLTNLQQPTAFQRGKGGYLSPIRLGLCWLVFLGWIATTDWVNRDAQQLEGAYYRWNTILVASFMGALVVVWLLDSSIMLTLPVLLGAWLAPVGLYVFRRNSTVGDHEKVLTPEHVRFVLAPHLKRLGIKITVEKKAVKKAKDAGPPIDFNATAKATKPENMALSLNAKDSPGFKEAGLLVIDALQKRASQIMLDFTREGTVVRYQIDSVWSDAGPRDRQTADPLLATLKSVAGMKAEERAAKQRGKFEAVYEKAKYRLNLQSGGTKTGERAIVRIDTGAARKARFTDLNLSAKQVEDLTAALQEKQGLVLVSAPTGHGLTTLISATTASIDRFTRNVMAIEEASNREMEVENVQAKTYDAAEGRAPDVALVEAIREFPEAIVFPEVTDGKVFGMLCEQVNEGHMIIAGLRAREVGEALLKVLMLKIPIKVVGSTVTAVVNQRLVRKLCTDCREAYDATPQMLQQFRLPADKVTQFYRPPQADAAGKKKAECKSCGGTGYRGVTGLVEVLFMNDAMRAALANLPKVEPAKHVDYLRQSAQKAGMRTLQEEGIVLLAQGITSLPELKRALTEKE
- a CDS encoding PilT/PilU family type 4a pilus ATPase; this translates as MAAPSIDALAAKFVAKKEELEIDKLFRALVKLKGSDLHLKVGRQPIVRVNGTLRPLNRDPIDDAEMVRLCLPLLSERNRKIYEESGGADFAYSIEVDGTPWRFRVNLLQQLGHVGMVARRVNQWIPDFEGLNLPPVMVDLCKYSQGMVLLAGVTGSGKSTTIASMLNWVNKNYSKHILTLEDPIEFVFTEDKCLINQREIGLDVKDFGIGMKHAVREDPDVMLVGEMRDEETFLTAIHAAETGHLVFGTIHASSAPSTIGRILDLFPQSMHSSLRSAIAMNMKAIVAQKLLPSIKEGVGRVPTVEIMTFNATVRKQILEEKDEKLADVIRMCEKEGMQDFTMSLKDLVDRQLIDRATAFEVAPNVEALKMALKGINVSQPGIL
- the hisF gene encoding imidazole glycerol phosphate synthase subunit HisF translates to MLAKRIIPCLDVNAGRVVKGTKFVELRDAGDPVAVAARYEAEGADELVFLDITASHEGRAIMLDVVRRVSETIFMPFTVGGGIRTLEDATALITAGAEKVSINSAAVRTPELISAVAKKFGSCATVVNIDPKRVVRDGQTICEVHINGGRIGTGLEAVAWARRVEELGAGEIALTSVDADGTKNGYDLELTAAVSSAVSIPVVASGGAGRPEHLADAILLGKADAALAAGIFHFGQYTIRETKQIMAARGIPVRGLVEGHAA